Proteins encoded by one window of Rutidosis leptorrhynchoides isolate AG116_Rl617_1_P2 chromosome 7, CSIRO_AGI_Rlap_v1, whole genome shotgun sequence:
- the LOC139857213 gene encoding uncharacterized protein: MDSERLMEEALNLRAMANDTGASQLERKKYLKEAAEIYKSVGENELAADCFYDMEDYKTAGDIYNNILSMWEKARDCYHRAKCYQLAAEYHKAGAFIECLSACSDGNLFEFGFELLERWEGFDKEKLFLKKCADYYDLFRHKIRVFLRKRKFFIELRLLEMKWYNDKEAAQAAEDGADHYYLINDFKTMMRCVRSFSSKDMMRRFLCKKRCYDQLILLVEQWGNSKKAENIVDEAAKVLAEAARYYLSVNDFVTMMKYVRLFSSEDEMRGFLKEMGCFDERISLKNDANIVVEAARYYFSANDFIRMMKYVRLFPSECEMWKFLHKRGCNDDDILLEKDENIVAARYCFSVNDFVTMMTCVRSFPSKDKMREFLLERRCFDELISLEKEWGNFKKAAKVARMKPDPMLEAELYHMGGLHIESSLTILWHVFLNSQIFKNKPLKQKDELLRKAASYVKGDPDFHQFVCKEVDILSQGTSKEDFIKKGLEFIYFYKKNDMAVNVECVKTINEIKEIEKDVVDLMCSFLTLKNRLNELRLLKEVCGDFVEALKSTNEDDYSLEATLRRLWYVMFGSLWDHGEKAWPLKDFTQKDELLRDVNSYVNHHPDSQESALMRTEVSILSGVEISLPQMSKCLRETRNKTSVRSHFLISRQLLDSHLLLPNEDWTITHLEAELSKDVVCLEGFSYFWIYWKELIWELIKWKFTWRHYDITWHDYECSMNVYDGFISNYFGVRNYYYRYGNNLVLDAEAQWVKETNPILARDGYFNLIHEREFSSAVSQYWCSELLVVAEKVFEKLESLRVYATENNFPVHLQRKILTSLYQLTKSLQKCKIPYSRKQARSIVNKYIRPCVEQFLTKAFHIDWRISHAKEMIFLRGTETCRDMLKEAVNTDRKYRRGSTRWQIGRIAMIFMGSNLTKLNGNTKNRIIHWYSPNWRDLFMRLTNGDSSTSKNWNIAVSLHSVVKETFSAGFGRANVEMSPACFLYFLERILILSFCFRGYVFTTRLSFVEWIGYENWSMVSGVGCVISKDTRDNIFDSLASIVIDMLKLNFQEVLKEWVTKSEEPESSYPTLVLRLIVLLSLICVNSEEHYNQVLLDILGHGHIVSLLTSSFRETLIRGMQEDRLMDAVADACEEIDNPLVIVNFKEEFGLVVPQNAINLNLQDLNSGKEQLVDLLYNE, translated from the exons ATGGATTCAGAAAGATTGATGGAGGAGGCCTTAAATCTCCGTGCAATGGCTAACGACACCGGTGCTTCACAACTTGAAAGGAAGAAGTATCTAAAGGAGGCTGCAGAGATATATAAGTCTGTTGGCGAGAATGAGTTAGCTGCTGATTGCTTTTATGATATGGAGGATTATAAAACAGCTG GTGATATATACAATAATATATTATCTATGTGGGAGAAAGCAAGAGACTGTTATCATCGTGCAAAATGTTATCAGCTTGCTGCGGAATACCACAAAGCTGGAGCTTTTATCGAATGTCTTTCTGCTTGCTCTGATGGAAACttgtttgaattcggttttgagtTATTAGAACGCTGGGAAGGATTTGACAAGGAGAAGCTGTTTTTGAAGAAATGTGCTGACTACTATGATCTTTTCAGACATAAGATTCGAGTTTTTCTTCGTAAACGTAAATTCTTTATTGAACTTAGATTGTTGGAAATGAAATGGTACAATGATAAAGAAGCTGCGCAAGCTGCAGAAGATGGCGCTGATCACTATTATTTAATCAATGATTTCAAAACTATGATGAGATGCGTTCGGTCTTTTTCGTCAAAGGATATGATGCGACGATTTCTATGTAAAAAGAGATGCTATGATCAACTTATACTGCTGGTAGAACAGTGGGGAAACTCTAAAAAAGCTGAAAACATTGTGGATGAAGCTGCAAAGGTTCTGGCTGAGGCTGCTCGTTACTATTTATCTGTCAATGATTTCGTAACCATGATGAAATACGTTCGTTTATTTTCGTCAGAGGATGAGATGCGGGGATTTTTAAAAGAAATGGGATGCTTTGATGAACGTATATCACTAAAAAACGATGCAAACATTGTGGTTGAAGCTGCTCGTTACTATTTCTCTGCCAATGATTTCATAAGAATGATGAAATACGTTCGTTTATTTCCGTCAGAATGTGAGATGTGGAAATTTTTACATAAAAGGGGATGCAACGATGATGATATACTGCTGGAAAAGGATGAAAACATTGTGGCTGCTCGTTACTGTTTCTCTGTCAATGATTTCGTAACCATGATGACATGCGTTCGTTCTTTTCCTTCAAAGGATAAAATGCGTGAATTTTTACTTGAAAGGAGATGCTTCGATGAACTTATATCACTGGAAAAAGAGTGGGGAAACTTTAAAAAAGCTGCAAAGGTTGCAAGGATGAAACCAGATCCCATGCTCGAGGCTGAACTTTATCACATGGGTGGACTTCACATAGAATCGTCATTAACAATCTTGTGGCATGTTTTTTTAAACTCTcagatttttaaaaacaaacctcTAAAACAGAAGGATGAATTACTAAGAAAAGCTGCTTCGTATGTCAAAGGCGACCCTGATTTCCATCAGTTTGTCTGCAAAGAAGTGGATATTTTGTCCCAAGGGACAAGTAAAGAAGATTTCATAAAAAAAGGCCTCGAGTTCATATATTTCTACAAGAAAAATGATATGGCTGTGAATGTTGAATGTGTCAAGACGATTAACGAGATTAAGGAAATTGAAAAGGATGTTGTTGACTTGATGTGTTCCTTTTTAACATTAAAAAACCGTCTAAACGAGCTACGTTTACTTAAAGAAGTATGTGGAGATTTTGTAGAGGCTCTAAAGTCAACCAACGAAGATGATTATTCTCTAGAAGCAACATTAAGGAGACTCTGGTATGTCATGTTTGGATCTCTTTGGGATCATGGGGAAAAAGCGTGGCCGTTAAAGGACTTCACACAAAAAGATGAGCTTCTACGTGATGTAAACTCGTACGTTAACCATCATCCTGATTCACAGGAGTCTGCGTTAATGCGTACCGAAGTAAGCATTTTATCGGGTGTAGAAATTAGCTTGCCTCAGATGTCAAAGTGTTTGAGGGAAACACGAAATAAAACAAGCGTTAGAAGTCATTTTCTCATTTCGAGACAACTACTCGATTCTCACCTTCTGTTACCGAATGAAGATTGGACGATTACGCATTTAGAAGCCGAGTTATCAAAAGACGTAGTTTGTTTGGAAGGTTTTAGTTACTTTTGGATTTACTGGAAGGAACTAATTTGGGAACTGATCAAGTGGAAGTTTACATGGCGTCATTATGACATTACATGGCATGATTATGAGTGTAGTATGAACGTGTACGATGGTTTTATTTCCAATTATTTTGGTGTGAgaaattattattatcgttatggaAATAATCTTGTACTGGATGCTGAAGCCCAGTGGGTGAAGGAGACGAATCCTATTTTGGCTAGGGACGGATATTTTAACCTAATTCACGAACGTGAATTTTCATCTGCGGTTTCGCAATATTGGTGCTCAGAACTACTTGTTGTTGCTGAGAAAGTGTTTGAAAAACTCGAGTCTTTGCGTGTTTACGCAACTGAGAACAACTTCCCCGTGCATCTACAGAGGAAGATTCTTACAAGTTTGTATCAACTTACGAAATCTTTGCAAAAATGTAAAATTCCTTATAGTCGGAAGCAGGCTCGTTcgattgtaaataaatatattcgaccATGCGTAGAGCAGTTTTTGACAAAAGCTTTTCATATTGATTGGAGAATTTCACACGCAAAGGAAATGATATTTCTAAGGGGAACTGAAACATGTCGGGACATGCTCAAAGAAGCAGTAAATACAGACCGAAAATATCGGAGAGGTTCAACACGCTGGCAGATAGGGAGAATAGCGATGATCTTTATGGGATCTAATTTGACCAAGCTTAACGGTAACACGAAGAACAGAATTATACATTGGTACTCCCCAAACTGGAGAGATTTATTTATGCGTCTTACGAATGGTGATAGTTCCACTTCGAAAAATTGGAATATTGCTGTGAGTTTACATAGTGTCGTAAAAGAGACGTTTTCTGCAGGTTTCGGGAGAGCCAACGTCGAAATGTCACCAGCTTGCTTCTTATATTTTTTGGAGCGAATTCTGATTTTGTCCTTTTGTTTTCGTGGTTATGTTTTCACAACAAGATTATCGTTTGTTGAATGGATTGGTTATGAGAACTGGAGTATGGTTTCGGGTGTAGGTTGCGTTATAAGCAAGGATACGAGGGACAACATCTTTGATTCTTTAGCTTCTATCGTTATTGATATGTTAAAGTTAAATTTCCAGGAAGTTTTGAAGGAATGGGTCACAAAATCAGAAGAACCGGAGTCGTCGTACCCAACTTTGGTATTAAGGTTAATTGTTCTTCTTTCGTTAATCTGTGTTAACTCTGAAGAACACTATAATCAAGTGCTGCTTGATATATTGGGCCACGGTCATATTGTTTCGTTACTGACGTCTTCGTTTCGTGAGACGCTGATAAGGGGTATGCAGGAAGACCGTTTAATGGATGCTGTCGCTGATGCGTGTGAAGAGATAGATAATCCTCTTGTAATTGTGAATTTTAAGGAAGAGTTCGGACTGGTCGTACCTCAAAATGCAATAAATCTGAATTTGCAAGACCTGAATTCTGGAAAGGAACAGCTCGTAGATTTGTTGTATAACGAGTAA